One genomic window of Campylobacter curvus includes the following:
- a CDS encoding agmatine deiminase family protein yields MRAFGEWEKQELLLLSLPHAGTDWCEYLDEILASYEQLVAAITPFQKVALICPDEQILARFGKLKNARLVKIDTDDTWIRDYGMIDVERGGEILSYDFKFNAWGGKFKSAKDDAVNGELAKILGANLKPVDLILEGGSIDFNGSGVMLTTEMCLLNDNRNPHLNKEQIDARLKELFGLDRIIWLKNGFIRGDDTDSHVDTLARFISPDTIAYASCDDPSDEHFEPLNAMRAELETMGFKLVPLPLPKAKFYRGKRLGCTYANFIFINGALIVPTYDDANDELVLERLRAALPGREVIGVNSLVFVRQNGSLHCSSQNKFMKQNERKERG; encoded by the coding sequence TTGAGAGCATTTGGCGAATGGGAAAAACAAGAGCTTTTACTTTTATCGCTTCCGCACGCGGGCACGGACTGGTGCGAGTATCTGGATGAAATTTTGGCTTCGTATGAGCAGCTAGTGGCGGCTATCACGCCCTTTCAAAAGGTCGCGCTGATCTGCCCTGACGAGCAAATTCTCGCGCGTTTTGGCAAATTAAAAAACGCCCGTCTCGTCAAAATCGACACCGATGACACGTGGATACGCGACTACGGGATGATTGACGTGGAGCGGGGCGGCGAAATTTTGAGCTATGATTTTAAATTTAACGCTTGGGGCGGTAAATTTAAAAGCGCGAAAGACGATGCGGTAAATGGCGAGCTGGCAAAAATTTTGGGTGCGAATTTAAAGCCCGTTGATCTCATTTTGGAGGGCGGCAGTATCGATTTTAACGGCTCTGGCGTGATGCTGACAACTGAGATGTGCCTACTAAACGATAACCGCAACCCGCACCTAAACAAGGAGCAAATAGACGCTCGGCTAAAAGAGCTATTCGGATTAGATCGCATCATCTGGCTTAAAAACGGCTTCATCAGAGGCGATGACACCGACAGTCACGTCGATACGCTCGCTCGCTTCATCTCGCCGGACACTATCGCGTATGCTAGCTGCGATGACCCGAGCGATGAACATTTTGAGCCGCTAAATGCGATGAGAGCGGAGCTTGAAACGATGGGCTTTAAGCTCGTGCCGCTGCCGCTACCAAAGGCGAAATTTTACCGCGGCAAGCGACTTGGCTGCACGTATGCGAATTTTATTTTTATAAACGGCGCGCTCATCGTGCCTACGTATGACGACGCGAACGACGAGCTCGTGCTTGAAAGGCTGCGAGCGGCACTGCCAGGACGCGAAGTGATCGGTGTAAATTCACTCGTTTTCGTGCGTCAAAATGGCTCGCTTCACTGTTCTAGCCAGAATAAATTTATGAAGCAAAATGAGCGCAAAGAGCGGGGCTAA
- a CDS encoding CBU_0592 family membrane protein, protein MDIFQFIGLVGMICIVLGYLLLQLGRLTSEHMSYQLLNLAGAVLLTVSLLVHFNLGSFLIEVFWIGITIYGIFKIYRRKI, encoded by the coding sequence GTGGATATTTTTCAGTTTATCGGGCTTGTGGGGATGATTTGCATCGTGCTTGGGTATTTGCTCTTGCAGCTTGGTAGGCTCACGAGCGAGCATATGAGCTATCAGCTACTAAATTTAGCCGGTGCAGTGCTGCTCACCGTCTCGCTTTTGGTGCATTTTAACCTTGGCTCATTTTTGATCGAGGTCTTTTGGATAGGCATTACTATTTACGGGATATTTAAAATTTACAGGAGAAAAATTTGA
- a CDS encoding c-type cytochrome: MKITILLPLAACCLPNSAFAFDAAKNKAKNALPFEAKVQEFKLPAAIDENGVIDESKLGDSPYAKAVIYGSKLINETTRYLGLQAKDEKKRFAGNNLSCSSCHASGGVVQTQSSFVGITARFPQYNSRGDRIITLQDRINGCFMRSMSGKPIPTNSDEMRAMLAYMHYLSVGYGVGSKVKGTVVKPEFIDRAADPKKGAKIYADRCASCHGENGEGMINEEFAKGGDYYTFPPLWGKDSYNTGAGMYRLIKAAGYVKSSMPKGDATLSWEEAYDVAAFMNSHERPIKEGREKDFPDRDIKPMDMDVGPYNDGFDENTHRFGPYKQMIKK, from the coding sequence GTGAAAATCACTATTTTGTTGCCACTTGCGGCCTGTTGCCTGCCAAATTCCGCCTTTGCATTCGACGCGGCGAAAAACAAGGCTAAAAACGCGCTTCCTTTTGAGGCCAAGGTGCAGGAATTTAAGCTGCCAGCAGCCATAGACGAAAACGGTGTCATCGATGAGAGCAAGCTTGGCGACTCACCGTATGCAAAGGCCGTGATCTACGGCTCAAAGCTCATAAACGAGACTACAAGGTATCTAGGGCTTCAGGCAAAGGACGAGAAAAAGCGCTTTGCCGGAAACAACCTCTCATGCTCGAGCTGCCACGCAAGCGGCGGAGTCGTGCAGACGCAAAGCTCGTTTGTAGGTATCACGGCGAGATTTCCGCAGTATAACTCAAGAGGCGATCGCATCATCACCTTACAAGACCGCATCAACGGCTGCTTCATGCGCTCGATGTCTGGCAAGCCCATACCTACAAATTCCGACGAGATGAGAGCGATGCTAGCCTATATGCACTATCTCTCGGTCGGCTACGGGGTGGGCTCAAAGGTAAAAGGCACGGTGGTAAAGCCCGAATTTATAGATAGAGCCGCCGATCCCAAAAAAGGAGCTAAAATTTATGCGGATAGGTGCGCCTCCTGCCACGGAGAAAACGGCGAAGGCATGATAAACGAAGAGTTTGCAAAAGGCGGAGACTACTACACTTTCCCGCCTCTTTGGGGCAAGGATAGCTACAACACGGGTGCCGGGATGTATCGCCTCATAAAGGCCGCGGGCTACGTAAAATCAAGCATGCCAAAGGGCGATGCGACGCTAAGCTGGGAGGAGGCTTACGACGTGGCCGCCTTCATGAACTCGCACGAGCGACCTATCAAAGAGGGGCGCGAGAAAGACTTTCCAGACCGCGATATAAAACCTATGGATATGGACGTGGGACCTTACAACGACGGCTTTGACGAGAACACCCATAGGTTTGGACCTTACAAACAAATGATCAAAAAATAA
- a CDS encoding amino acid ABC transporter permease has translation MDFEFIAKFYPMYVKAAILTINIAFWGILFSLIVGMFCTLVKFYKVKFLIPLINCYIELSRNTPLLIQLFFLYYGLPKLGVQIGSFTCAVIGLTFLGGSYMAESFRLGFEAVRKSQIEAGLSIGLSQNQLLRYVIVPQAFGVSLPSISANVIFLLKETSIVSIVALADLVYVAKDIIGLYYKTDEALFMLVVSYLVLILPISLALTWLEKRMRVARS, from the coding sequence ATGGATTTTGAGTTTATAGCAAAATTTTACCCGATGTATGTAAAAGCCGCGATACTGACGATAAATATCGCATTTTGGGGCATACTTTTTTCGCTCATCGTCGGTATGTTTTGCACGCTAGTGAAATTTTACAAGGTCAAATTCTTGATCCCGTTGATAAACTGCTACATCGAGCTTTCGCGCAACACGCCGCTGCTTATCCAGCTGTTTTTCCTCTACTACGGCTTGCCAAAGCTTGGCGTGCAGATTGGCTCATTTACCTGCGCGGTGATCGGACTTACGTTTCTTGGCGGCAGCTATATGGCTGAGAGCTTTCGACTGGGCTTTGAGGCAGTGAGGAAAAGTCAGATTGAGGCGGGGCTTAGCATCGGGCTTAGCCAAAACCAGCTCCTACGCTACGTTATCGTCCCGCAGGCATTTGGCGTATCCCTGCCATCTATCAGCGCAAACGTGATATTTTTACTCAAAGAGACCTCGATCGTAAGCATCGTCGCACTGGCAGATCTCGTCTATGTCGCAAAGGACATCATCGGACTTTACTACAAGACGGACGAGGCGCTTTTTATGCTCGTCGTAAGCTACCTTGTCCTAATACTGCCGATCTCGCTAGCACTTACATGGCTTGAAAAAAGGATGAGAGTTGCAAGGAGTTAG
- a CDS encoding amino acid ABC transporter permease, translated as MQGVSILFDWQNLVRLGEGLLVSTEISLISIIVSLVGGLFLGVLMSSKNKFIFYTLKICLEIVRIMPQIVWLFLFYFGVSKAFGIHLSAFNASLIVFSLWGVFEMMDIVRGAIASIPKHQFESAASLGLSKAQIYTYVIIPLATRRLVPGAVNLLSRMIKTTSIVVLIGVIEVVKVGQQIIERNVFTNPMAPFWIYGLIFFLYFIVCFPISKLSKRLEEKWG; from the coding sequence TTGCAAGGAGTTAGCATTTTATTTGACTGGCAAAATTTAGTGCGCCTTGGCGAAGGACTGCTCGTCAGCACTGAAATTTCTCTCATCTCGATCATCGTCTCGCTCGTCGGCGGCTTATTTTTGGGCGTTTTGATGAGCTCGAAAAATAAATTTATATTCTACACGCTAAAAATTTGCCTAGAAATCGTGCGGATAATGCCGCAAATCGTCTGGCTGTTTTTGTTTTATTTTGGCGTCAGCAAGGCTTTTGGCATCCATCTATCGGCATTTAACGCATCGCTTATCGTTTTTAGCCTTTGGGGCGTGTTTGAGATGATGGATATCGTGCGCGGAGCGATCGCGTCGATACCAAAGCATCAGTTTGAAAGTGCGGCATCGCTGGGGCTTAGCAAGGCGCAAATTTACACCTACGTCATCATACCTCTTGCCACGCGCCGCTTAGTGCCGGGTGCCGTAAATCTGCTAAGTCGTATGATAAAGACCACGTCGATAGTCGTGCTTATCGGCGTTATCGAGGTCGTCAAAGTCGGCCAGCAGATCATCGAAAGAAACGTCTTTACGAACCCGATGGCGCCGTTTTGGATCTACGGGCTGATATTCTTTTTGTATTTTATAGTCTGTTTTCCGATCTCAAAGCTTTCAAAACGGCTCGAAGAAAAATGGGGATAA
- a CDS encoding amino acid ABC transporter ATP-binding protein, whose product MSEYILELKNLEKYYGQNHALKNINLGVKSGEVVVLLGPSGCGKSTTLRCINGLEQIYSGQIVINGEMIDKNFKDWQRIRQKVGMVFQSYELFDHMNVIENVLLGPLKVQGKSREEAEKTADMWLKRVGLIEKKYAYPKELSGGQKQRIAIVRSLCLNPEIMLFDEVTAALDPEIVREVLDVIINLAREGMTMLIVTHEMSFARAVANRIVFMDAGEIVEISEPELFFTQPQSERAKKFLNLFSF is encoded by the coding sequence ATGAGCGAATACATACTAGAACTTAAAAATTTAGAGAAATACTACGGGCAAAATCACGCGCTAAAAAATATAAATTTAGGCGTAAAAAGCGGCGAAGTCGTGGTACTACTTGGACCATCAGGATGCGGTAAAAGCACGACGCTTCGTTGTATAAACGGCTTGGAGCAAATTTACTCCGGACAGATCGTCATCAACGGCGAAATGATCGATAAAAATTTCAAAGACTGGCAAAGGATCCGCCAAAAAGTCGGCATGGTCTTTCAAAGCTACGAGCTGTTTGACCATATGAACGTGATCGAAAATGTCTTGCTCGGGCCTCTCAAAGTGCAAGGCAAAAGCCGCGAAGAAGCCGAGAAAACCGCCGATATGTGGCTAAAACGAGTCGGACTCATAGAAAAAAAATATGCCTATCCAAAGGAGCTTAGCGGCGGGCAAAAGCAGCGCATCGCTATCGTTAGGAGTCTTTGCCTAAACCCTGAGATCATGCTATTTGACGAGGTTACTGCCGCACTTGATCCGGAGATCGTGCGCGAAGTGCTCGATGTCATCATAAATTTAGCGCGAGAGGGCATGACGATGCTGATCGTTACGCACGAGATGAGCTTTGCCAGAGCTGTTGCAAACAGGATAGTGTTTATGGACGCGGGCGAGATCGTGGAAATAAGCGAACCGGAGCTCTTTTTTACACAGCCGCAAAGCGAACGAGCGAAAAAATTCCTAAATTTATTCTCATTTTAG
- a CDS encoding cysteine ABC transporter substrate-binding protein: MRKFSIFFLAVIATVFLTGCGEEKGADKSASAPSEQKAGAIAKIKERGYVRIGVFSDKPPFGYVDKDGKNQGYDIYFAKRIAKDMLGDESKVKFELVEAAGRVEVLTADKVDITLANFTKTPERAQVVDFALPYMKVSLGVVSPEGDVIKSVDELKGKKLIVNKGTTADAYFTKNYPDIELVKYDQNTETFAALVDKRGAALAHDNALLFAWAKENPGFVVGIEALGDVDVIAPAVKKGNTALLEWLNNEIIELGKENFFHKDYDATLKPIYGDSVNPESLVVEGGKL, translated from the coding sequence ATGAGAAAATTTAGTATTTTCTTTTTGGCAGTAATCGCTACCGTCTTTCTAACGGGTTGTGGTGAAGAAAAAGGTGCTGACAAGTCAGCCTCCGCGCCGTCCGAGCAAAAAGCCGGCGCTATCGCTAAGATCAAAGAGCGCGGCTACGTGCGCATAGGCGTTTTTAGCGACAAACCACCGTTTGGCTACGTCGACAAAGACGGTAAAAATCAAGGCTACGACATCTACTTTGCAAAACGCATCGCAAAAGATATGCTTGGCGATGAGAGCAAGGTGAAATTTGAACTGGTCGAAGCTGCCGGACGCGTAGAGGTTTTAACCGCTGATAAGGTCGATATAACTTTGGCAAATTTCACAAAAACACCTGAACGAGCACAGGTTGTTGATTTTGCGCTTCCATATATGAAAGTCTCACTTGGCGTCGTTAGCCCGGAAGGAGACGTGATAAAAAGCGTAGATGAGCTAAAAGGCAAAAAGCTGATCGTCAATAAAGGTACGACTGCGGACGCGTATTTTACAAAAAACTATCCTGACATAGAGCTTGTCAAATACGATCAAAATACCGAGACCTTCGCGGCTTTGGTCGATAAACGCGGGGCAGCTCTTGCACATGATAATGCTCTGCTCTTTGCGTGGGCAAAGGAAAATCCGGGCTTTGTAGTCGGTATCGAGGCGCTTGGCGATGTCGATGTGATCGCACCTGCGGTCAAAAAGGGCAACACGGCTTTACTTGAATGGCTAAACAACGAAATAATCGAACTTGGAAAGGAAAATTTCTTCCACAAAGACTACGATGCGACGCTAAAACCTATATATGGCGATAGCGTAAATCCAGAATCTCTCGTCGTCGAGGGCGGGAAACTGTAA
- a CDS encoding sugar transferase, with protein MIFLFVFQGVYTRRYDFWHESYIIVRSCFLGLFLSLAILALIKINYEYSRMVFILSFIFMMFLLPISKFILKRQLFAVGIWQKRAKVVGENTDFELEIFTNRYLGYVKETGGGYESLFITNEKLKPEILNELIEQNIIANKEILFAPMLQTYDFTKAHIYGFFNSRTNIFAIQNSLKSRSRMVMKRCLDIVLIVLALPILVPIFLVIMAMIKIKEPNAKIFFSHERMGRNGRLFGCLKFRSMRENSSQILQEYLKANPQEIQYFEKYHKYEHDPRITKFGNFIRKTSLDELPQLINVLKGEMSIVGPRPCAQYEKKDMGKYADLILAVRPGITGIWQVSGRSDVDFETRAQMDAWYMKNWSIWNDIVIIIKTFKVVLARKGAS; from the coding sequence ATGATCTTTTTATTTGTTTTTCAAGGGGTTTATACTAGAAGATATGATTTTTGGCATGAGAGCTACATTATAGTCAGGAGCTGCTTTTTGGGGCTATTTTTGAGCCTTGCGATCTTGGCTTTGATAAAGATAAATTATGAATATTCAAGAATGGTTTTTATTTTGAGCTTTATTTTTATGATGTTTTTGTTGCCGATATCGAAATTTATACTAAAAAGACAGCTTTTTGCAGTAGGAATTTGGCAAAAAAGAGCAAAAGTTGTCGGCGAAAATACGGACTTTGAGCTTGAAATTTTTACAAATCGATATCTTGGATATGTGAAAGAGACGGGTGGAGGTTACGAATCTCTTTTTATAACCAATGAGAAATTAAAACCCGAAATTTTAAATGAGCTGATTGAGCAAAATATAATTGCGAATAAAGAAATTTTATTTGCGCCCATGTTGCAAACCTATGATTTCACAAAAGCCCATATTTATGGTTTTTTTAATTCTAGGACAAATATTTTTGCTATCCAAAATTCTTTAAAAAGCAGGTCGCGTATGGTAATGAAAAGATGCCTTGACATCGTGCTTATCGTCCTTGCGCTTCCTATTTTAGTGCCGATATTTTTAGTAATAATGGCTATGATAAAGATAAAAGAGCCAAATGCAAAAATATTTTTCTCGCACGAAAGAATGGGACGAAACGGCAGGCTTTTTGGATGCTTGAAATTTAGATCTATGCGTGAAAACAGCTCGCAAATTTTGCAAGAGTATCTAAAGGCAAATCCGCAAGAGATCCAGTATTTTGAAAAATATCACAAATATGAGCACGACCCAAGGATCACAAAATTTGGAAATTTTATCCGCAAGACTTCTCTTGATGAGTTGCCCCAGCTTATCAACGTGTTAAAAGGTGAGATGAGCATCGTAGGCCCTAGACCCTGCGCTCAGTATGAGAAAAAGGATATGGGTAAATACGCAGATCTCATCCTTGCCGTGCGTCCGGGCATCACCGGCATCTGGCAGGTCAGCGGTAGGAGCGATGTTGATTTTGAAACCAGAGCGCAGATGGATGCGTGGTATATGAAAAATTGGAGTATTTGGAACGACATCGTCATCATTATCAAAACATTTAAGGTCGTTTTGGCGCGCAAAGGAGCAAGTTAG
- a CDS encoding mannose-1-phosphate guanylyltransferase/mannose-6-phosphate isomerase: MTNIILCGGSGTRLWPISRTLMPKQFIKLFDDKSLFQLTYERNLKLCESILVVSNAEQYFLSLDQLEEIGASGTRYLLEPVARNTAPAIALACLGTDRDEIVFITPSDHLIKNAKAYNEAVKKAENFAAQGHIVVFGIKPTSLNTGFGYIQSSADDVISFHEKPSEQKAKEYLADGGYYWNSGMFMFKAGVFLNELKAHAPQIYDASLKAFENAKKEDVIKIKFEDMANIPEDSIDYAVMEKSKNVKMVHCDMGWSDLGSFDSLYEELPKDKFGNTTNLNHICVDSSNNLIYGSDRKIATVDMEGCIIIDTKDALLICKKGSGQKIKQVVKKLEGSELVSTHLTTHRPWGSYTVLENADGYKIKRIVVKPGKRLSLQKHFHRNEHWIVVCGTATVRIGDDTFLLRENESTYIKMGEIHRLSNEGKIPVVLIEAQVGKYTGEDDIVRLEDDFRRYDKS; this comes from the coding sequence ATGACAAATATTATCCTATGTGGCGGAAGCGGTACCAGGCTTTGGCCTATCAGTAGGACTCTCATGCCAAAGCAGTTTATAAAATTATTTGACGATAAGTCGTTGTTTCAGCTAACTTACGAGCGAAATTTAAAGCTATGCGAGAGCATTCTTGTCGTTTCAAATGCCGAGCAGTATTTTTTGTCGCTAGACCAGCTTGAAGAGATAGGCGCAAGCGGCACAAGGTATCTTTTGGAGCCTGTCGCTAGAAACACCGCGCCCGCGATCGCTTTGGCGTGCCTCGGCACAGATCGAGACGAGATCGTTTTCATCACCCCGTCCGATCATCTGATAAAAAACGCCAAAGCCTACAACGAAGCCGTAAAAAAAGCGGAAAATTTTGCCGCACAAGGACATATCGTAGTTTTTGGTATAAAGCCGACATCCCTCAATACCGGCTTTGGCTACATACAAAGCAGCGCGGACGATGTCATATCCTTTCACGAAAAACCAAGCGAGCAAAAGGCGAAAGAGTATTTAGCTGACGGCGGGTATTATTGGAACAGCGGTATGTTTATGTTTAAAGCGGGAGTGTTTTTGAACGAGCTTAAAGCGCATGCGCCGCAAATTTACGATGCGTCTTTAAAGGCGTTTGAGAATGCTAAAAAAGAGGACGTCATAAAAATAAAATTTGAAGATATGGCAAATATCCCGGAAGATAGCATTGACTATGCCGTAATGGAAAAGTCAAAAAACGTCAAGATGGTGCATTGCGATATGGGCTGGAGCGACCTAGGAAGCTTTGATAGCCTATATGAAGAGCTGCCGAAAGATAAATTCGGCAATACGACAAATTTAAACCATATCTGCGTGGATTCGTCAAATAACCTGATATACGGAAGCGATAGAAAAATAGCTACGGTAGATATGGAAGGATGCATCATAATTGACACGAAAGATGCCTTGCTGATTTGCAAAAAAGGTTCCGGTCAAAAGATAAAACAAGTCGTCAAAAAACTGGAGGGTAGCGAGCTTGTTAGCACTCATCTTACTACGCATAGACCTTGGGGAAGTTATACGGTTTTAGAAAATGCGGACGGATACAAAATAAAACGTATCGTGGTAAAGCCCGGCAAAAGGCTGTCGCTACAAAAGCATTTTCATAGAAACGAGCACTGGATCGTGGTTTGTGGAACTGCTACGGTCAGGATAGGAGATGATACGTTTTTGCTTAGAGAAAACGAATCGACATATATAAAAATGGGCGAAATTCATCGCCTCTCAAACGAGGGAAAAATTCCGGTCGTTTTGATCGAAGCGCAGGTAGGTAAATATACCGGTGAAGACGATATAGTAAGGCTCGAAGATGATTTCAGAAGGTATGATAAATCATGA
- a CDS encoding glycosyltransferase family 4 protein: MKKALIHDWFSVYAGAEKCVESFTNIWDDFEIFSLIDFLDEKDRCAVLKGKRAHTSFIQNLPFAKIKYRNYLPLFPFAIERFDLSEFDLVLSSSHAVAKGVLTNANQLHISYVHTPIRYAWDLYHQYLKESGLEHGLKGLLAKYFLHKIRIWDASCANRVDHYIANSRYVARRIKRIYGKDSAVIYPPVDTAKFELKERKDDFYLTASRMVPYKKIDLIVEAFSKSGKRLVVIGDGPDMAKVRSKAAKNIEILGYQNDDVMQETMQRAKAFVFAAEEDFGITPVEAQACGTPVICLGKGGAKETIADMVTGVHFSEQNLPNLLDAVDKFEKNIEIFEPSKIRRHALKFSKERFEREIKEFVEEKYKNFKERLSV; the protein is encoded by the coding sequence ATGAAAAAAGCCTTGATCCACGACTGGTTTAGCGTATATGCCGGAGCCGAAAAATGCGTAGAGAGTTTTACGAATATCTGGGATGATTTTGAAATTTTTAGCCTAATCGATTTTTTGGACGAGAAGGATAGATGCGCTGTCTTAAAAGGCAAAAGGGCGCATACTAGCTTCATTCAAAATTTACCGTTTGCCAAAATCAAATACCGAAACTATCTGCCTCTATTTCCTTTTGCGATCGAGCGATTTGATTTGAGCGAATTCGATCTTGTGCTTTCCAGCTCGCACGCCGTGGCAAAAGGAGTGCTCACAAATGCAAATCAACTTCACATCTCATACGTGCATACGCCGATACGATATGCGTGGGATCTGTACCATCAATACCTAAAAGAAAGCGGGTTAGAGCACGGTTTAAAAGGGCTTTTGGCGAAATATTTTTTGCATAAAATTCGCATCTGGGACGCGAGCTGCGCGAACAGAGTCGATCACTATATAGCAAACAGCCGCTACGTAGCAAGGCGGATAAAAAGGATCTATGGCAAGGATAGCGCAGTCATCTACCCGCCAGTCGATACGGCTAAATTTGAGCTAAAAGAGCGAAAAGATGATTTTTACCTCACGGCTTCAAGGATGGTGCCGTATAAAAAGATCGACCTCATCGTGGAGGCGTTTAGCAAGAGCGGCAAACGCCTAGTCGTCATAGGTGACGGTCCCGATATGGCAAAGGTAAGGTCAAAGGCCGCGAAAAATATCGAAATTCTGGGCTACCAAAATGATGATGTTATGCAAGAAACGATGCAAAGAGCAAAGGCATTCGTGTTTGCCGCCGAGGAGGACTTCGGTATTACGCCGGTAGAGGCTCAGGCGTGCGGCACGCCGGTCATTTGCTTAGGCAAAGGCGGCGCGAAAGAAACGATCGCGGATATGGTGACGGGAGTGCATTTTAGTGAGCAAAATTTACCGAATTTACTTGATGCGGTGGATAAATTCGAAAAAAATATAGAAATTTTTGAACCCTCAAAGATAAGGCGACATGCGCTAAAATTTTCAAAAGAGAGATTTGAGAGAGAGATAAAAGAATTCGTAGAGGAAAAATATAAAAATTTTAAAGAAAGGCTAAGCGTATGA
- a CDS encoding glycosyltransferase family 4 protein, whose translation MKIVVDFRMHNFSGIGTYIKNIIPFLVDEFEILLLGNKNEIEKYGWAKKVKIIECGAKVYSIKEQLELFLKVPKCDIFWSPHYNIPVLPIRAKKRVVTIHDVFHLAFIDTLSLPKQIYARFMIKAATKKSDRILSVSNFASKEIEEYTKICKQIYIVYNAIDINKFKVIKERQNLNYIFKKYNLPQDFILFVGNVKPNKNIKNLLLALKNIDENLVIVGKRDGFLTQDGGIDEILKDQNLVKKVYFTGFVDDEDIAFIYNLAKIFVFPSFYEGFGLPPLEAQACGCPVLCSNAASLPEVCVDSVVYFDPYNVDDIAKNIENLMSDEKMQNELRQKGFENIKRFSWQKSAEKIIKIFKEMEAK comes from the coding sequence ATGAAGATTGTTGTAGATTTTCGTATGCATAACTTTTCTGGTATCGGAACATATATCAAAAATATAATACCTTTTTTAGTTGATGAGTTTGAAATTTTACTTCTTGGAAATAAAAACGAGATAGAAAAATACGGATGGGCTAAAAAGGTCAAAATCATAGAATGTGGCGCGAAAGTATATTCGATAAAAGAGCAGTTAGAGCTATTTTTAAAAGTGCCAAAATGTGATATTTTCTGGTCGCCTCACTACAATATTCCAGTCCTACCAATAAGGGCTAAAAAAAGAGTTGTAACGATACATGATGTTTTTCATTTAGCTTTTATTGATACTTTATCACTACCAAAACAGATATATGCTAGGTTTATGATAAAAGCGGCCACAAAAAAAAGTGATAGAATTTTAAGTGTATCTAATTTTGCATCAAAAGAAATAGAAGAATATACTAAAATTTGTAAGCAAATATATATTGTTTATAATGCAATTGATATTAATAAATTTAAAGTTATTAAAGAAAGACAAAATTTAAATTATATTTTTAAAAAATACAATTTGCCACAAGATTTTATCTTATTCGTTGGAAATGTAAAGCCAAATAAAAATATAAAAAATTTACTCTTGGCCTTAAAAAATATAGACGAGAATCTTGTGATAGTGGGCAAAAGAGATGGCTTTCTAACACAAGATGGAGGTATTGATGAGATATTGAAAGATCAAAATTTGGTAAAAAAGGTTTATTTTACGGGTTTTGTTGATGATGAAGATATTGCTTTTATTTATAATCTAGCTAAAATCTTTGTATTCCCGTCTTTTTATGAGGGTTTTGGACTACCACCACTAGAAGCTCAGGCATGCGGTTGTCCAGTGCTGTGCTCCAATGCTGCAAGCCTGCCTGAAGTATGTGTAGATAGTGTAGTTTATTTTGATCCTTATAATGTTGATGATATTGCTAAAAATATAGAAAATTTAATGAGCGATGAAAAAATGCAAAATGAACTTAGGCAAAAAGGCTTTGAGAATATAAAAAGATTTAGCTGGCAAAAGTCCGCAGAAAAAATAATAAAAATTTTTAAAGAGATGGAAGCAAAATGA